The genomic window TTTATTTTCTTTCGACAAAACATCAATAACAATGAAAATTTAACTTTTCGTTAAGACAGAAATGCTTTCATTCTATTTAACTTGCGAAAAAATTAAAGAAACACGTGGGGGTAAGCCCTCTTTTTCTTGTCATAAATCAAAACACCATTAATTAACATTGTAAATTCCGATACGTAAATGATATCTAATTTCTTTAAGCTTGTCTTAATCCTAATCAGCTTCTCTTTCTTAAGTATTTCTGGCGCATTTGCACAACAAACCTTTAAAATTTCGGGCCATGTAAAATCTGGAGATAGCCGGATAGAAGCAGCCACCATTAACATTGTGGAAGCAAAGCGAAACATAATGGCCGATAGCTTAGGTAATTACGAAGTAGAACTAAGGGCTGGAAACTATACTTTTGTCATTAGTGCCATAGGAATGGCTACTTTGCGGAAAACAGTAAAAGTTTCGAAGAATACAAAGCTCAATTTCGAATTAGAAGATAGCGCCAATAACCTCGATGAAATTGTAATTTCTACCGCCAAAGATGACCGCAGCTTATCTAGTCCGCAAATGGGAGCCGAACGTTTAACGATGAAAACCATCAAGAACATTCCGCTTATTTTTGGCGAACGTGATATTTTGAAAGCCATTCAGCTTTTGCCTGGCATCAAGTCGGCAGGCGAAGGTGGCGCCGGTATTTACGTACGCGGAGGCTCTGCAGATCAAAATTTAGTCCTGATGGATGATGTGCCTGTTTACAATGCAGCGCATTTGCTAGGCTTCTTCTCCACTTTTAATCCAGACGCTGTTGAAGATATTACAGTTTACAAAACCGGAATGCCCTCGCAATTTGGCGGCCGTTTATCTTCTGTGTTAGACATTAAAATGCGACAAGGAGAAACAGAAAAGTTCTCCGCATCGGGTGGCATCGGCTTAATTTCTTCTAAATTAACACTTGAAGGCCCCATCCAAAAAAACAAATCTTCTTTTATCATTTCTGGGAGAAGAACCTATGTAGATGCTTTGCTACGTCTTTCTCCTGATAGTTCTATCAATCAAAACACCTTATATTTTTATGATGTAAACGGCAAAGCCGATTTTCAGTTGGGAGAAAATGACAAATTAACTTTTTCTGGTTATTTGGGCAGCGATAAATTAGGTTTGGCAAAAACATTTGGTTTAAGCTGGGGAAATGGAATTGCGAGTGCGCAATGGAGACATATTTTTTCTCAGAAACTAACTTCTAGTACCATTGCTTCGTACACAAGCTATCAAAATAAAATAGAAGTAAATACTGGTATAGATAATGTACGTATATTTTCACAATTGAAAGATTGGGGCTTAAAGCAAAGCTTCTTTTGGCAAGCTTCGGACAAGAACTTAGTTAAATTTGGCATCAATTCTATTTATCATACTGTTACACCTGGAGAAATCACTTCAGAAGGCGCCTCTAGCTACAACCCTGTTAACTATCAAGAAAGGTTTTCTTTAGAAAATGCGCTTTTCGCCTCAAGCGATTGGCAAGCTTCCGAAAAACTAAATATTGGCTTTGGTTTGCGCTTAACTGGTTTTAGCGTTTTAGGCGGTGGCGATTTTTTAACCGTAAGTCCAGAGGGAGATATTCTTAATTCCACCTATTACAAAAAAGGCGATTTTGTAAAAACTTACCTCAACTTAGAACCACGTTTATCATTAAGTTATTTGTTAAACCAGCAAAGTTCAGTTAAGGCTTCTTACGTAAGAAATACGCAAAACATGCACCTTATTTCTAACTCTACCTCTAGTAGACCCAGCGATAAATGGTTGCCAAGTTCTTTAATGGTTAAACCAGAAATTTCTGATCAGCTTGCCGTAGGTTACTACAGAAATTTGTTAGATAATGCTTTTGAGTTAAATGTAGAGAGCTATTACAAAACCATGGACAATCAAATTGATTATAGAGATGGTGCAGAAACTTTTAATTCGGACAATATCGAAACCCAAATTTTATATGGTATAGGAAGGGCTTATGGTCTAGAGTTGCTATTTAAGAAAAAGAAAGGAGATTTTACTGGATGGCTAAGTTATACGCTTTCTAAAACCGAGCGAAAAATAGGAGAAATTAATGGAGGAAATTGGTATAATGCCCGCCAAGACCGTACACATGAAATAGCTTTGGTGGGTTCGTACCAACTGAATAAAAAGTGGAACCTGAATGCCTCTTGGATTTATTATACTGGAGATGCCATTACTTTTCCAACAGGAAAATACAATATGGATGGCCAAACATTTTTTTATTACACAGAAAGAAATATGTACCGCATGCCAGCTTACCATCGTTTAGATTTAGGAGCAAACTTACAGCTGAAGCAGAAGAAAAACTACAGCTCGGAACTCTCTTTTAGCTTATATAATGCCTATGGTAGAAAAAATGCTTACACTATAGAGTTTAGAGAAGCAGAAAACGATCCCACAAAAACCGAAGTGGTACGTACTTCATTGTTTCAATTTCTACCCTCAATTTCTTACAATTTCAAATTCAAATAGCCGATACAGATGAATAATTTCAAACAAATCTTTGCTTTTCTTTCAATGGTATTTCTTCTATCCTCATGTGAGGAAGTGATAGAACTAAATTTAGATACGGCTGCAGAAAAATATGTAATAGAGGCCACATTAACAGATCAGGCCAACGGAGCTCGTGTATTAATTAGCAAAACCAAAAGCTACAACAGCAGTAATGATTTTGCCGGCGTTAGCGAAGCAGTAGTAGAAATAGAAGATCAACTAGGTAATGTAACTCGATTAACCGAAAGCGCAAAACCTGGAGTTTACCTACACGCAACTTTAAAAGGCACTCCTACACAAACTTATAAGCTTCGCATAACCATTGCAGAACAAGCATTTACAGCTACCTGTACCATGCCCGCTGTAGTTGCGCTGCAAGATGTTTACCCCTATGAGTTAAATTTATTTGATGGCCCTCGTCTGTTTACCCATGTGAAATATACAGATCCAATAGGCGTTAAAAACTTTTATCGTTTTATAGAATATAAGAACGATGTATATACTAAATCTATTATGGCAACTAATGATGAGTTTACCGATGGAAGAACGGTTAACCAAACCATATTTCCTTATGAGTTTGATGAGGAAAGCAAGCTCAAAAAGGGAGATAAAATTAAGTTAGAATTTTTAACTATTGACGAACCTGTTTACAAATACTGGTTTAGCGTAGATAATGGGGCACAAGGAGGTGGAGATAGCGCTGCACCAGCCAACCCTGTAAGTAACATTAAAGGAGGTGCCATTGGCTACTTCAGCGCACATACCATACAAAGCAAAGAGTACACGGTTCAGTAGTTTTTGCAATAAGGCTTCTTAACTTTAGATTTCATTTTAAGGCAGACATTGTTTAAATTTATAGCTAAATATTATTGCTATCAATTTTAACTATATATGACCTTAGTTCAGCTTGAATATATTGTTGCCGTAGATACTTACCGAAGTTTTGTAAGTGCTGCCGAAAAGTGTTTTGTTACCCAACCAACTTTAAGTATGCAGATACAAAAGCTGGAAGAGTTTTTAGGTGTAAAGCTTTTTGATAGAAGCAAACAGCCTGTAACACCAACCGAGATTGGCACACAGATTATTGAGCAGGCTAGAATTGTATTGCAAGAAAACAGCAAGATCAAGGAAATTATCAGTAACCAAGAACAGGGAATAACCGGAGAATTAAAGATTGGCATTATTCCAACTATTGCTCCATATTTGCTGCCCGAAGTAATTGCCTCGATGCTTGCCAAATACCCCGACTTAAAACTATTGATTTGGGAATACACCACAGAAGATATTATCCATCATTTAAAAACAGGAGTAATAGATTGCGGAATTTTAGCCACCCCCTTGGTAGACACCAACATTAGCGAACAGCCTTTGTATTACGAAACCTTTGTGGGCTACGTAAGCAAGAACAGCAAGCTCTATAAAAAGAAGACGATAGATGCAGAAGATTTTGAAGAAGAGAACATTTGGCTCTTAAACGAAGGCCACTGCATGCGTTCACAAGTGCTAAATATTTGCCGATCTACCAAGAACAATAAACTGCAGGCTTTAACCTATAATACCGGCAGCGTAGAAACTTTAATTAGAATGGTTGATGTAAACGATGGCACCACACTTTTACCAGAACTTTCGCTTCACGATTTGAACAGCAAACAATTGAATAAAGTGCGCTATTTTAAATCTCCAGAACCTGTAAGAGAAATTAGTTTGGTAACACACAAAAGCTTTGTGAAAAAGAAAATGCTAAATGCCTTGAGAGAAGAAATCTTAATGCTTATTCCAAAAGGGATGAAAAACAGAAAGAAAAAAGATGTAGTTGGGATTTAGCTAGACGTACTAGCGAGCGATGGCATTTTTACTATTAGCAGATTACTAGACCGCTTATTTGCGATCAAAATAAAGTCTCCTAGCTTTCTGAGATGCAGCTTTGTTAAAAAAATTAACCTTTACAGAACAAACAATAGCAACCAAGAAAGAAATTAAAGTAATCACATCCACAGTTGTATCTGCAATATCTCTTCCAACCAACTTATCTAAATAGTATTTAACGAAAGAATTAGGCAAATCAGTTTCGCCTAGTTTAGTTTTAACCTGCCATTGCCAATCAGTAATTGGGCAATAGCCAATGCCATACCTAATGCCCAAAATTAGCCAGCAAAACAAAGTGGCACCAACTATGTAAAGATGAATTTTTCGAGTTCTCGGACAAATCCAAGCAAATAGATTGGCACCAATAATGAGCAAATGAAGAATAGTAAAAAAATAATCTAAAAGCTGTAAACTCAAAGCTGACCCGCTTTTACAGATTTTAAGCCTTCAATACCCACTATTTTTTCTTCCTCTTCGCCTTTTTTCTTCTTCTTTTTCTTTTTAGGATCTACACCAGCCAAGCGCTCTTCGGTAATTTTATCATATTCTATTATTTGCTCTGGTTTTAACAAAGCTTTGATATTTTTATTGGTTTCGTTGTTTAACCGATAAAGCTTAGTTACCTCTTCGTCGTCATAGCCAGTTGCCTGTTGCTTTTTCATCAGCGCTACTTGCTCTTTAGCCATATTATAAGCGTAGTTATAAATTACACTTTTTTGCGTAGCGCTAAGCTTTAAACGGGTTTCTAACTCGTCTACATTCTTTTTAGCCAATTCTTCTGGCGTAGGCATTTTGGGTTGTGCCAATGCAGAAATTGCCATTACTGTAAAAAGGAAAAGTGCAGATAAAAACTTTCTCATCATTTTATTTTTTTGCAAAAGCAATACAGTACTCAATAATAAATGGCTGTATTAATCTTTTGATTGCGGTTTAAAACTGCAATTTAAGAAATATTTAGGAGATATGAGTAGAGGCATGGTTTCAATCCTAAGTTTGTTGTCGTAAAGTGCTCTTGTTTTTACATTAATTTTGCTAAATTTGTTAGCAAATGAAAAAAGCAGGAGTTGCCGATTTACCTTTACATTACGGAGCCGTGCCGCCTTGGTTGGCAGAGCGAATGGCCAAATTAGGCTTGGCAATTACCGAACAAATTTTGGCCAACAAAGGTAAAGACGATTTCTTGAGCAGGATGAGCAGCCCGTTTTGGTTTCAAAGTTTGGGCGCAGTAATGGGCATGGACTGGCATTCTTCTGGCATTACCACGTCGGTAATGGGCGCTTTAAAAAAAGCCATCAACCCTAATGCGGCCACTTTTGGTTTGTATGTTTGCGGTGGTAAAGGAAAATTCTCAAGAGAAACGCCTAATGAACTTAGAAAATTTGCATCATCTAACGGATTAGATAGTGATCAATTAGTTCGCAGCAGCAAGCTTTCTGCTAAAGTAGATAATACTGCCATTCAAGATGGTTTCCAGCTTTACCAGCATAACTTTATTGTGAGTACCGAAGGCCATTGGACCGTAGTGCAACAAGGCATGAGCGATGCTAGCGCTACCGCCCGAAGGTACCATTGGCATTCGGTAAACGTACAATCTTTTACTGATGCTCCCCACACTTTCATTTACGGACAAAACCAAGGAAAAATCTTAAACCTAACCGACAAGAAGGCTCAGCCTGTAAAAGCATCTATGTTAGAGATGATGGCAGAACCTCCTCAAAAAATGTTGGCAGAAATAAGCAAGCTGGTAATGCCCAAACATCACGATGTGCAAGCTAAAGACGTAGATTTAAAACGCCTAGGTTCTATCTTATGGCTGGCACAAAACAATAACATTTCTAATTTTGATGAGCTGCTACTTTTAGATGGGCTAGGACCGCGAACTTTGCAATCTTTAGCCTTAGTAAGCGAAGTGATTTACGGCAGTCCGTCACGTTTTAAAGATCCTGCTAGATTTTCATTTGCCAATGGCGGCAAAGACGGGCATCCATTTCCTGTTCCTGTTGATGTTTACGACGAAACAATTAAAACCTTAAACGATGCCATCAAAAAATCGAAAATTGGAAATGCAGATAAGGCACAAGCTATTCAGTCGCTTTCTCAAATTGCTGCCAGAGTAGAAAAAGACTTTATACCTAACGGGAATTTTGACGAATTGATAGCAAAGGAGAAGGCCGATTCTTGGAAATATGGAGGCAGAACTGTTTTTGGAAAAGCAAAGAAACCGAGCAATCAGTTGAGTTTGTTTGAATAAATTTAGCTCGTCATCCAAAATTTATTTTGGGATCGTAATGCGGTTGTGAGAGTAAATTATTTCGCTTTAAGATTCCCGGCTACGCGGGAATGACGAATACGGCTTAAGATATCTTATCGAAGCTAATGCCAACATTCTTCTTCGAAAGGAAACTCTTTAACAAACTATTTTCAGGATTTTCAACATTAGGATCTTTATCAAAAATCTCAATTACTGTATTTCTGGCTTCTTGCAAAATCACTTGGTCTTTGGCCAAATCTGCTACTTTTAACTCTATCGTTCCGCTTTGCATGGTTCCGGTAATATCTCCCGGCCCACGCAGCTCTAAATCTATTTCAGAAATTTCGAACCCATTGTTGGTACGCACCATGGTTTCCAATCGCTTTTTAGAAGTGGGATTTAGTTTGTCTTTAGACATTAAAATACAGAAAGATTGCTCTGCGCCACGCCCAACCCTTCCACGCAACTGATGGAGTTGAGAAAGTCCAAATCGCTCTGCGTTTTCTATGACCATTACCGAAGCATTAGGCACATTTACGCCAACTTCAATAACGGTGGTGGCCACCATAATTTGCGTTTTACCATCAATGAAACGTTGCATCTCGTAAGCTTTATCGGCATTGCTCAACTTGCCATGTACAATGCTAATTTGATATTGGGGCCGAGGAAATTGATAGCTCAACTGTTCTATTCCTGCCTCCAAATGCAGCAAATCTAACTTCTCGCTTTCTTTAATCAATGGATAAACGATATATACTTGTCGGCCTTTGGCGATCTCTTCTTTCATCATGCCAAACATGCGCATACGCCTACCTTCTACAAAATGAAGCGTCTCGATAGGCTTTCTTCCTGCCGGTAGTTCATCAATAACAGAAACATCCAAATCGCCGTACAAAGTCATGGCCAAAGTTCTAGGAATTGGCGTAGCCGTCATTACCAAAACATGTGGCGGCACCACGTTCTTTCTCCAAAGTTTTGCTCGCTGCTCAACACCAAACCGATGCTGCTCATCAATTACTACCAAGCCCAAGTTTTTGAACTGTACCTTATCCTCAATCAACGCATGGGTTCCTACTAAGATATCAATCTCGCCATTTTCCAATTGCTGATGCAAGATGGTACGCTGTTTTTTGGTGGTGCTTCCTGTTAAAATGGCAACATTAACCAACTCGCCTTTTAACATCCCCACTAAAGATTCGTAATGCTGGCGAGCTAGAATTTCCGTGGGTGCCATCATACAAGCCTGACAGCCGTTATCATTGGCTAACAGCATGCTCATTAGCGCTACCACTGTTTTTCCGCTTCCTACGTCGCCTTGCACCAAACGGTTCATCTGTGCGCCACGCTGCGTATCAATTCTAATTTCCTTAATTACCCGTTTTTGTGCATTGGTTAAATCAAAAGGGACAATTTCGTTATAAAACCGATTTACACGCTCGCCTACATTACTAAATACTACGCCCTTAAACTTTAAACCTCGCAGATGTTTGTTGTGTAACAACTGTAGTTGAATAAAGAAAAGCTCTTCAAATTTCAACCTACGCTCTGCCTGTTGCAGCGCATTGGTGTTTGTTGGAAAATGGATGTTAATCAGCGCTTCTTTTTTGCCAATGAGTTTATATTTTTCTAAAATATAGTTTGGCAGGGTTTCCCTCACTTCGTTTACATGAAGTTCTAGGATTTGATAAATTAGCTTTTGGATACCCTTGCTATCTAAAAAACTCTTTTTGAGTTTCTCGGTAGAGTGATAAATGGGCTGTAGGGTCAAGTTTCCAGTTACTTTTCCCGTATGCTGACGAGGATAAGTTTCTAAGTCTGGATGCGAAATGCTAAAGCCTCCATTAAAGAAATTTGGCTTACCAAAGGCGATGTAGGTATTTCCGCGATAAATATTGTCTTCTACCCACTTTAAACTCTGAAACCAAACCAATTCCATTGTTCCGGTTTCGTCTGCAAACTTGGCTACAATTCTTTTTTTATGCTTTTCGCCAATGGTTTCTTTAGTCATGAGTTTACCTATAACCTGCACCAATGGCATATCAGGATTTAACTCGTTTACTTTGTAAAAGCGGGTTCTATCTATGTACCTAAAAGGATAATGATGCAACAGCTGTTCGTAGGTAAAAACCCCGAGCTCTTTTTGTAGCAACTCGGCACGTTTAGGCCCAACGCCCTTCAAATAAACAAGAGGTGTTTCTAAATTTGATGCAAACAAAACCTTACTATTTTCTTTTAAATTTAAGCATATCTGTAATCATGTTCCAGTTAAATAGAAAAACAGCAAACAGCAATAACAAATAGGCTAGTAATTGATGTGGATCTATTTTTTCATCAAAATAAAAAATAGCAACTGTAAAAGCAATAATTGGGTTAATGTAAATGATGATACCCAATGTAGAAGAAGGAATACCTACTAGTGCAAACAAACTCAAGAACAATGGTATTACGGTAAATAAAACGGCTATTAATGTTACGTTAAACCAAAACTTTGGAGCTATGGGCAAGCCTGTATGCTGATAGATAAAAAATGGCAGCATAAGCGCCACCGCCAAAGTAATTTGCACCGCCAAAACATTCAGCTTGTCTAAATTTTGCATCTTACGCTGAATAATAAGATAAAAAGCATAGAGGGCTGCAATAATTACCGACCAAGCAACTTCTACAACAGATCCTGTGGCTAACATTAAGATGCTAACGGT from Pedobacter sp. SL55 includes these protein-coding regions:
- a CDS encoding DUF2784 domain-containing protein — encoded protein: MSLQLLDYFFTILHLLIIGANLFAWICPRTRKIHLYIVGATLFCWLILGIRYGIGYCPITDWQWQVKTKLGETDLPNSFVKYYLDKLVGRDIADTTVDVITLISFLVAIVCSVKVNFFNKAASQKARRLYFDRK
- a CDS encoding TonB-dependent receptor; its protein translation is MISNFFKLVLILISFSFLSISGAFAQQTFKISGHVKSGDSRIEAATINIVEAKRNIMADSLGNYEVELRAGNYTFVISAIGMATLRKTVKVSKNTKLNFELEDSANNLDEIVISTAKDDRSLSSPQMGAERLTMKTIKNIPLIFGERDILKAIQLLPGIKSAGEGGAGIYVRGGSADQNLVLMDDVPVYNAAHLLGFFSTFNPDAVEDITVYKTGMPSQFGGRLSSVLDIKMRQGETEKFSASGGIGLISSKLTLEGPIQKNKSSFIISGRRTYVDALLRLSPDSSINQNTLYFYDVNGKADFQLGENDKLTFSGYLGSDKLGLAKTFGLSWGNGIASAQWRHIFSQKLTSSTIASYTSYQNKIEVNTGIDNVRIFSQLKDWGLKQSFFWQASDKNLVKFGINSIYHTVTPGEITSEGASSYNPVNYQERFSLENALFASSDWQASEKLNIGFGLRLTGFSVLGGGDFLTVSPEGDILNSTYYKKGDFVKTYLNLEPRLSLSYLLNQQSSVKASYVRNTQNMHLISNSTSSRPSDKWLPSSLMVKPEISDQLAVGYYRNLLDNAFELNVESYYKTMDNQIDYRDGAETFNSDNIETQILYGIGRAYGLELLFKKKKGDFTGWLSYTLSKTERKIGEINGGNWYNARQDRTHEIALVGSYQLNKKWNLNASWIYYTGDAITFPTGKYNMDGQTFFYYTERNMYRMPAYHRLDLGANLQLKQKKNYSSELSFSLYNAYGRKNAYTIEFREAENDPTKTEVVRTSLFQFLPSISYNFKFK
- a CDS encoding hydrogen peroxide-inducible genes activator; the protein is MTLVQLEYIVAVDTYRSFVSAAEKCFVTQPTLSMQIQKLEEFLGVKLFDRSKQPVTPTEIGTQIIEQARIVLQENSKIKEIISNQEQGITGELKIGIIPTIAPYLLPEVIASMLAKYPDLKLLIWEYTTEDIIHHLKTGVIDCGILATPLVDTNISEQPLYYETFVGYVSKNSKLYKKKTIDAEDFEEENIWLLNEGHCMRSQVLNICRSTKNNKLQALTYNTGSVETLIRMVDVNDGTTLLPELSLHDLNSKQLNKVRYFKSPEPVREISLVTHKSFVKKKMLNALREEILMLIPKGMKNRKKKDVVGI
- a CDS encoding DUF4249 domain-containing protein → MNNFKQIFAFLSMVFLLSSCEEVIELNLDTAAEKYVIEATLTDQANGARVLISKTKSYNSSNDFAGVSEAVVEIEDQLGNVTRLTESAKPGVYLHATLKGTPTQTYKLRITIAEQAFTATCTMPAVVALQDVYPYELNLFDGPRLFTHVKYTDPIGVKNFYRFIEYKNDVYTKSIMATNDEFTDGRTVNQTIFPYEFDEESKLKKGDKIKLEFLTIDEPVYKYWFSVDNGAQGGGDSAAPANPVSNIKGGAIGYFSAHTIQSKEYTVQ
- a CDS encoding DUF763 domain-containing protein, which encodes MKKAGVADLPLHYGAVPPWLAERMAKLGLAITEQILANKGKDDFLSRMSSPFWFQSLGAVMGMDWHSSGITTSVMGALKKAINPNAATFGLYVCGGKGKFSRETPNELRKFASSNGLDSDQLVRSSKLSAKVDNTAIQDGFQLYQHNFIVSTEGHWTVVQQGMSDASATARRYHWHSVNVQSFTDAPHTFIYGQNQGKILNLTDKKAQPVKASMLEMMAEPPQKMLAEISKLVMPKHHDVQAKDVDLKRLGSILWLAQNNNISNFDELLLLDGLGPRTLQSLALVSEVIYGSPSRFKDPARFSFANGGKDGHPFPVPVDVYDETIKTLNDAIKKSKIGNADKAQAIQSLSQIAARVEKDFIPNGNFDELIAKEKADSWKYGGRTVFGKAKKPSNQLSLFE
- a CDS encoding EamA family transporter, which translates into the protein MPSKSKYLLSGVLSAVIWGFFAIPLRNLKAYPSEQILYYRIFTSLVVIWLAIFLFRRSELQKDISYFKKITPREKKIVLSQVIGATVLLVLNWYTFIYAINNVSIKSGAFAYMVCPLITAFGGFLILKEHLYRVQIVALVLATVSILMLATGSVVEVAWSVIIAALYAFYLIIQRKMQNLDKLNVLAVQITLAVALMLPFFIYQHTGLPIAPKFWFNVTLIAVLFTVIPLFLSLFALVGIPSSTLGIIIYINPIIAFTVAIFYFDEKIDPHQLLAYLLLLFAVFLFNWNMITDMLKFKRK
- the recG gene encoding ATP-dependent DNA helicase RecG; protein product: MFASNLETPLVYLKGVGPKRAELLQKELGVFTYEQLLHHYPFRYIDRTRFYKVNELNPDMPLVQVIGKLMTKETIGEKHKKRIVAKFADETGTMELVWFQSLKWVEDNIYRGNTYIAFGKPNFFNGGFSISHPDLETYPRQHTGKVTGNLTLQPIYHSTEKLKKSFLDSKGIQKLIYQILELHVNEVRETLPNYILEKYKLIGKKEALINIHFPTNTNALQQAERRLKFEELFFIQLQLLHNKHLRGLKFKGVVFSNVGERVNRFYNEIVPFDLTNAQKRVIKEIRIDTQRGAQMNRLVQGDVGSGKTVVALMSMLLANDNGCQACMMAPTEILARQHYESLVGMLKGELVNVAILTGSTTKKQRTILHQQLENGEIDILVGTHALIEDKVQFKNLGLVVIDEQHRFGVEQRAKLWRKNVVPPHVLVMTATPIPRTLAMTLYGDLDVSVIDELPAGRKPIETLHFVEGRRMRMFGMMKEEIAKGRQVYIVYPLIKESEKLDLLHLEAGIEQLSYQFPRPQYQISIVHGKLSNADKAYEMQRFIDGKTQIMVATTVIEVGVNVPNASVMVIENAERFGLSQLHQLRGRVGRGAEQSFCILMSKDKLNPTSKKRLETMVRTNNGFEISEIDLELRGPGDITGTMQSGTIELKVADLAKDQVILQEARNTVIEIFDKDPNVENPENSLLKSFLSKKNVGISFDKIS